ACAAGAACGTGAAGGCTGACTACGTGAAGGCTGTTTGGAACGTCTTCAACTGGGACGACGTTGCTGCTCGCTTCGAGGCTGCTACCAAGTAAACCCACATAAGCCTATGTAGCACTCAGTAGCGTTGAGCTACTGTGGCTCGGTATCAACGGAGCCGTTTTTCAAAGGCCCCCCTTTTTAAGGGGGCCTTTTCGCACATCTCAACTAAGGAAAGAAACTCTCAATAACACTCCTTATCTTTCGGCCATCCAGAACGGAAGAATGCAATTAAACACTATTGTTCAATGGCTTGAACTCTAGGATAGACTAAAGGCTTCCCATAAGCAACGAAAGGAAGCCCATGAAAATTGGTGTCTTAGTAGGAAGCCTCCGCAAGGAGTCCTACGCTCGCAAAATTGCTCTCAATGCCATCGACATGTTCCCTGCGGACTTCGAGGGCCACATCATTGAAATTGGCAACCTCCCACTCTACAACGCAGACCTCGAGGCCAACCCGCCGCAGGAGTACACCGACTTCCGCAACGCCATCCAAAGTTGCGACGCCATCTTGTTTGTCACCTCGGAAAACAACCGCACGATTCCGGCTTGCCTGAAAAACGCCGTCGATGTCGGCTCCAAGCCCACCCCTTCGTGGACCGGCCTGCCTGCCGGCATCATGAGCCACTCCGTTGGCCGCATGGGCGGCTACAGCGCGCACAAGAACCTGCGCCTTGCTCTGTCCTACTTCGAGATGCCTATTACGGGTCAGCCTGAGGTGTTCCTCGGTCAGTCCCCTACGCTTTTCGACGGCGACAAGCTGGTCCCCGACACCGCAGCCTTCGTGCAGCGCTACATCGATACGTTTGAAAAGCTCGTGCGCAAAAACGCACAGAGCTAGGCGATAGCGATGGCAGCGCACGCAAGGGCGTAGACCGCCAGCACACCGGTGGTGATAGCTGCGTAGCTGCGATCCTGCGCAGCCGTCCACGGCCTTGCCAGCCACAGGGCAATCGCTATGAGGCTGGCAACCGCGAGGATCACGTAGCTATCACCGATAATGTGTTGCCATAGTGGCCAGCGCTCAGCGGCGCGGTCACTTCGTGGCAGCAGCCAGTGCCCTTGGCAGATCATTGCCACAACACCTGATAGCGCGCCTGCCGCGAGCATGCGTCGTGGCGCACCTTTTTGGTTTACAAGCACCAAAAGAGCTGTTTGGACTGCAAAGACGATCCAGAGCCAGTGGTGGCTCCACGATACTGGCGAGCACAGCAGTGCCACGAGCGCGTTTATGCAGACAGCAACAACCGCTGCCTGCGGGGTTTCTTGAGCGAGCAGTTTGTGCATGATCCAGGCGATCAGCGCGATGGTGACCACGCATAGTAGGGCCCAAGGCACGGCGCTGGTATCTGCCCCGAATAGCCTCGCCAGCACACCTTTCAAGGACTGGTTGGACGGCCAGCTCAGCTCACCGATACGCCCCGAATCATGCAGTACATCCAGCCAGTAGCTGCGAGAGTTTTCTGGGGATATTCCCCACGCAAGCGCGCTCATTCCCACGCCGGAGGCAATAGACCAAGCGGCGGCTTTAAAGTCGCGTTTGATCAGGAAGTACAGACCAAAAACTGCTGGCGTGAGTTTGATAGCTGCGGCAATGCCTACTAAAACACCGCGGGGCAGCAGTGTTTTCCTAGCGAGGGTATCGATCAGCACCAGCAAGATGAGGTAGACGTTGATCTGGGCGAACCAGATGTTTTCACGCATGGGTTCCAGCACTGCGGCGGCTGCGGTGACTACGAGTCCGAGGCGGTAGGCGTCGATACGCGTCCATTCAGGGCGCTGCCCTGCGATAGCGCGCGTAACTAGGACGCTGCACCACCATAGGGCGACCACGGAGCCGAGGTCGAAAAGGAGGGCAGCCACGCGCACCGGCAAGATCGTAAATGGCACGAACGCCAGCGCCGCGAATGGCGGATATGTAAACGGCAGGCTGATGTTATGGACTTGGTAGCCCTGCGTGTACAAGTTTTTTTGCTCGGCAAATGCCTTCGCACCCTCGTAGTACACGCCGAAGTCGTAGTGGTAAATAAATAACGAGTCGAAACCGTAGATGGGTTTGCGCATAAAGAGCGCATCGTGGTCCATTACGCCTAGGACAAGGATCGTCGCAAGAACCAGCCAGGCCACCACCATAGTGCTGCGCCAGCGGAGGAAGCGCAGCAAACTGTGCTC
The sequence above is drawn from the Corynebacterium rouxii genome and encodes:
- a CDS encoding glycosyltransferase 87 family protein; protein product: MNNCDEHSLLRFLRWRSTMVVAWLVLATILVLGVMDHDALFMRKPIYGFDSLFIYHYDFGVYYEGAKAFAEQKNLYTQGYQVHNISLPFTYPPFAALAFVPFTILPVRVAALLFDLGSVVALWWCSVLVTRAIAGQRPEWTRIDAYRLGLVVTAAAAVLEPMRENIWFAQINVYLILLVLIDTLARKTLLPRGVLVGIAAAIKLTPAVFGLYFLIKRDFKAAAWSIASGVGMSALAWGISPENSRSYWLDVLHDSGRIGELSWPSNQSLKGVLARLFGADTSAVPWALLCVVTIALIAWIMHKLLAQETPQAAVVAVCINALVALLCSPVSWSHHWLWIVFAVQTALLVLVNQKGAPRRMLAAGALSGVVAMICQGHWLLPRSDRAAERWPLWQHIIGDSYVILAVASLIAIALWLARPWTAAQDRSYAAITTGVLAVYALACAAIAIA
- a CDS encoding NADPH-dependent FMN reductase produces the protein MKIGVLVGSLRKESYARKIALNAIDMFPADFEGHIIEIGNLPLYNADLEANPPQEYTDFRNAIQSCDAILFVTSENNRTIPACLKNAVDVGSKPTPSWTGLPAGIMSHSVGRMGGYSAHKNLRLALSYFEMPITGQPEVFLGQSPTLFDGDKLVPDTAAFVQRYIDTFEKLVRKNAQS